Below is a window of Bacteroidales bacterium DNA.
GAAATATTTTATACTACTTATTATTGTATCTCCATTTTTATAATAAGTATAATAATAATCTGTGGGGTATCCTGCAATACCATTATTGCTATATGTTTCATCTATCCAAATACCACTATCCAAATTTAAAGGAATATAATTTTGGGAAAAAGAATAACTTGAAATAAATATGATTGATAATAAGATTATTTTTTTCATAATATTTAATTTTAAAATTAATAAAATTATTTAGTTTATATAAAAAAGATGGTACCTTACAAAAGATACCATCTTTACTAAATTTACGGATTCATTTTTTTAATTTCACCATAAGTTAAATCGCTTAATCCGCCTGCATCAATAGTTATATTATCATCGGTATTTATTTCGAGCACTCCATTGTTTATTAAAGTTAATTTACCTCCCGATTCTACAACAATATTAGCATTTGTAACAGTATTTCCATCAATTGCAAGCGTCGCACCCGATTCTATTGTTATTGTTGCCTGCGTGGGCATTGTTTGAGCGGCTTGTATTGTTAATGTTCCTGCTGTTATGTTTATATCGTCGCAAATTGTTTGAGTTGTTGTCCATGTGGTATTGGAGGAAATAGTTACAGGTGAACCCGAATAACAATAACCCGGCAAGTTTGTTTTGTATATTCCCCGTCCATGAGTTGCTACGTACAAATCACCTGTTTTCCTGTTAATCTTCATGTCAGCAGCCATAGCTTGCGGAAACTGGCTGTTGTTCATCAGGTGCCACGAATCGTCAGTTAAATGACGGTAATAAACTCCAACATCAGTTCCAAGCAATAATCGCTGATTAGCTTCATCGAATATCATATTTAAACAAGGAATATCGCTCAAACCATTAGAATAATCCTGCCACGAACTGCCACCATCGGTTGACTGATAAACTTTTTTTACCGTTTCATCGTCCATTATGCTTTCGAGGCAAACCCATACATGATTGGGGTCGGATGGGTGGGTTACAATTCCCGTAACTCTTCCTACATAAAGCACCGATTGGTCGAAATTGGCTGTTATATTGCTTACAGTTGCTCCGCCATCGGTGGATTTTTTTAATTGAAAATATGTGTACCATGGGGCACCGGTAGGAAAATAATGAAATTGCAATGCGTAATATATTACATTTGGGTCAGAAATGCTATAACCTACAGCAGAAATGCCATCGACTTGAACTGTTTCATTGTTTATTACTTGCCACTTTTCTTCTTCAGGAATTGCATTTGACCAATTTGCTCCATGATTGGTGCTTTTCTTAATTACCGGCTTATAATAATTTCCATAGGGACCTTCATTTGCTGCAATATAGACCCATTTTGTAACAGGGTTTTCAACAAGAGGGGTATTGATAAAACCTGTAACAATTCCACTACCGCAATTGTGAGTAAAATAACGATAATTGAGACCACCAATTAATGTATAATAAATATTGTCGTGGTCAGTAGGGTCAATATAAGTAGTTCCACCATCGCCTCCGCAAACATAACTCCAATTATTTCCACCGTCAGTGGATTTATCTGTACCATTATCATTTCTTCCTATGGCAATTGTATATGGTGGAGACGATTCTTCGGATATTCCTACAGAATAACATTCACCTATATTCATTCCCTGATTTATATCCTGCCACGAACTGCCATTATTTGTACTTTTCATTATACCACCATCGTTTGCAACATAAACAACATCATTCCCGCCGGTTGTATATGTGGCAAAGCCCCTTATGTCAGCATGCCACCCAGAAATTGAAGGAAAGTTATTATTTGTAAAATTATATTTTGCTAAACCAATAACACCAAAATAAATATTATCTGAGGTAATTGACATTATTAAATTAAATCCAGCATTATAATCATATATAGAACCATTGGAAGCTATATTTGTAAATGAATTCCCATTGTCAGTTGACAATTCAATATCTATTCTTCCTGGACTTGGTAGTAATAAAGAAACTATAAAATCATAAGGATAATCAGGTCTAAATCCAATAGCAAGTCCATCTTGAAATTTATCAGAAAGATCAGCAATATTTTCTGCTAAATTTGCCGACCAGTTATTTCCTGCATCGGTGCTTCTGTATATGTACCCACCGTCGCTTTGGTAACCTTTTCCTCTGGATGAAATAATTATTATATTAGTGTTACCGGGATTCATTATCATGTTGTCGTAATCGCAATAATCACTTCTATCTTGATTCATAGGTAAAGCAGGGGCATTTTTATCCACCCAGTTGTACCCGCCATTTGTTGATTTATAAACAGTGCTGTATGATAAAGCATAAATAATTTGTGTATTATCAGGGTCAATCAAAACTTTAAATATTGCTCTTTCTCTTGCGGGTAAGCTTTGCATGGAATTCGTATTCCAGTTCTGCCCGCCGTTGGTAGTAAAAAAAACACCATACCCAAAGTTCATTCCCGTAAAAGTACTGCCATTGCCTATATATTTTCCTGTGGCAATATAAATATTATCGGCATCATCGGGGTTAACGGCAATATCTTTTACACCAAAAGTAGGAAGCTGGTCGGTAAGGCAAACCCAATTGCCTCCGCCGCTTGTGCTTTTCCATAAGCCACCCGAAGCAGCACCAACATAAACAATATTACTGCCCGAACTTGCCCACACACATTTTGTTTGCCCAAGGTCTTGTACCCATTCATTACCCGTAGAATTAGTAAAAGGTCCAAGAGCAGTCCAGTTTTGTGTTGCACCGTTGTTCACATTACGGGTTTTAACCTTTAATGCATTGTTGCAATTATTTATATAATTATACATTGTTTTGGAATATGCGTCGGAAGTACCGTTTCTGCCGGCACGCGAATCCCAGAACCATGTACAATTATTAAACCTGCCCCAGCTATCGTTGTCGGGCTCTTTTATAGTATCCTTATCTTTATTAAGGTGTTTAAGTGAATCTTCCAATTTTAAATTATTTTCTGCTAATTTACGTAACTGAAAATAATTAGCCCTGTTGTTGTTTTGTGCTGTAACTATTACAACCCAAAACAAAAATAAGAAAATTAATTTGTTTCTCATATTTATAAAGGGTTTTATTTAGTTAAAATCATTTGTTTAGTTTCACTTGCCTGTCCGTCGGTAATTAAAACATAAGCGTAAATACCTGAGAAAAGCTCGCTGCCTTGTATTGTAACGCTTGTATTACCACGTTCGGAAATATTAAAACATTTTACAAGTTCGCCCTGTGTATTGTAAACGCACAGCTTTGCACTATTTATTGTTTGCGGAAGGTAGCATTTAATTACAGTGCTAACGGTATAAGGATTAGGTGCATTCTGGTAAAGAATTACTGAAGTTCCTGCTGTGCTGTTATTTATTTCGTTCACACCTGTTTTATTATCGCCTGAATTTCTTGTTGCACCTATGCTGCAACATGTATTTAATTGCTGTTGGAGTTCGCTTATTGTTTTTTGAGTGGTTTCAATTTGTGTGTTTTGCTGTTTTATTGCCTCAACTAAAATGGGTATGAGCATATCATAGTTAATGCTATAATAGCCATTACTATCGAGCCGTACTGCTTCGGGCAAAACTTCCTTTACTTCCTGAGCAAGAAAACCCAAATTTTTCCCATCATCAAAATGAAAATCTTTAAAATCATCTTTTCTGAGTTCGTAAGTTTTTCCATTCAGCTTTAATAATTTGCTTAATGCGCTGTCAATAGGAGTGATGTTTTTCTTGAAACGCATGTCTGAACTTTGCCATGTACCATTAGACCAAGCTGAGCCATTAACATATAAATAATACGAACCTGTATATTCTGAACCAATTCCAATATGACCACTATTACTAATTGTTAATGCTTTGGTTGGCGTAATTGTAAAAGGAGTTCCAGTACCCGCAGTACCTGTATTAACAAGAAAATTTGTCCTGTCCTGTTGAAATGCAATCCCACTAAAATAACCCCATGCACCCTGATTATAAACAGGATTATTATAATCTCCAGTAATCATTCCATTATATATAAGATATTGCAGGTATGAACCAGTATTATTTACTGTTTGTATTCGTAATTCTCTGTCGCAATTAGAAGGATTGGAGTAATCGTAATTACCAAGTCCTGAAACAAAATTTGTATATGCGCCAGCATCTAAAGTGGAGGGTTCGCCACAAATAGTGCCGTTTACATCAAATTTCGATTGCGGTGATGTTGTTCCAACACCTACGTTTCCGTTTGAAAGCACTTTCATTTGTGCATTAATGTTTGTAAAAATCATTACTGAAATCAGTAACAAAGTTAATTTTAAATTCATTTTTTTCATGGTTTTTTTTAAGTTTAAATGGTTAATAAAAATTGTTTAATTGTTAATTCATTAAATAATTTACTGCACTGTTTTTTGTATGGAATTACTCCATGGAGTAGTGCCATCTTTTGTTATTCCGCAAACGCGAAACGAATATTTTACGCCGCTTTGCAGATTTTTGATTGTAAATTTGGCTTTAGTTGAGCCGCCTGCGAGCAGCCATGCCGAATCGGGAGCATCGCTTGCAGAAGCACTGCTGTACTGCCATATATAAGCATCGGCGCCGCCAATTGCCTTACGGGTTAATATAACTTCGCCCGGCGATTTGCCCAACTCAACATTAAAATCGGGTTTGTCGGCATGCTTGGGTTCATTTGTAGGATTAAAGCCCGATGATAAAATAACCGCAACATTGCCTGCGGCTGTGCGCTCAACATAATCGGCTTCTTTGTATAGCAGCGTTTCGAGTGCAACCCGTGCAGTGCGTTTGAGTTCGGTTTTTTGCCTGCCGCCGTCCTGTGCCGCCACATAAGCCGATTCGAGAACATTTACCGCCGTAGTAACCTGTGCAACCGGCACATCGGGAGTTGTGAAATTTGTATTGCCGGTAGTTTTGGTAACGAAATTTCGTGCAAACTCAATTAAATCGGGTACCGAGAGCTTGATAAAATCAAGCAGAACTTTTACTTTTTTCATAATTATTGGGGTTTAGGTTAATAAAATATTGAAAATTAATTGAAATGTTTCTTTGTAAGCAGCAACCAGTGGGGTTACTATAAGAAAAAGGACAATTGCTATAGGAAAAATGACAATTTTTATAAGAAAAGTTACAATCGCTATAAGAAAAGGGGGAATTATTATAATAAGTGCGACAATTACTATATGAAAAGGAACAACTATTACAGCAAATGCGGCAATTGCTGTATGAACCGTAGCAACTACTGTAATAATAGGAATAATGATAGCAGGAAAAGGAATAAACCGAATAAGAATTATTGCGGTTTATATTCGCAACTAATGAATGAAAATAGTTTTGTTTAGTGTTCTTGCTCTCTCTCTCTCTCTCTCTCTCTCTCTCTCTCTCTCTCTCTCTCTCTCTTACAGCCATAGGGATTTTGGTATTTTCCATAAAAGAATAATGCTTTTGGAAAGCAGTAAAATTGGGGTTTGTATGAGTTATTGTTTTTAACATTAAAATAATTATGGTTTTATTTTATTAATAATTTCGTAGGCATATTCAAAACCGCTTTTAATTATTTCGGAATTTTTATATCCATCATAATAACCAAGTAAATGCAATATTTCGTAAACATCATTTAAGTGATTAGTAAGCTTTTTATCTATTTTAGTAATTGAACTTTGATAATATTCTATATTTTTTCTGCCCTTTTTTTTATCTATTCCTTTCAATAACAAATAAGCATCTAAAGCTATTAATACGCCTTTGTACGCTGTTCCGCATGCTGTGCTTACATATTTAGGGTCATTATAGTATCCGTCTTCCTTTCCTGCTTTCTTCAATGTTTCTTTTGCATTATCCATATAACGAATAGCTTCGCTATAGTATTTATCCCTTATTTCATGTTGTTCTTTTATGCTCATTTTTTTATTTCCTTATAAAAAAATAATTATGGTTTTATTTTATTAATAATTTCATAAGCATATTCAAAACCTGTTTGAATTACTTTAACTGAAGTTACTCCCTCGTAATATCCGCTAATGTGCAATATTTCATAAGCATTATTAATATAATTAAGCAATTTTTTATCAAGTTTCGTTATATTAGATTGGTAGTATTGTATAGATTTTTTACCTTTAGGTGAACTCATATTTTTTAAAATAAAATACCCGTCTAATGCTTTAAGAATACCATTATAAGCAATTCCGCAAGCCGTTTTAACGTATTTGTCATCTTTATAAAATTTGTTTTCTTTACCTGCTTTTTTCAAAGTTTCTTTGGCATTATCCATATAACGAACAGCTTCGTTATAGTATTTATCCCTTACTTCGTGCTGTTCTTTTATGCTCATTTATTATTTACTTATAAAAAAAATTATGGTTTTATTTTATTAATAACTTCATAAGCCTCATTAAATCCTGCAACAATAATGGGAGCGAAGTTTGTTCCATCATAATATCCGGCTAAATGTAATGCTTCGTATGTTGCATTAAGTGAATTCAGTAATTTCCTGTCAATCTTTGTTAATGAACTTTGGTAAAATTCAATATTTTTTCGCCCTTTTTTCTTTTCAATACCTTTTAATAAAAGATAACCGTCTAATGCCAACAATACGCCACTATAAGCAGTTCCGCAAGCAGTTTTTACATATTTAACATCTTTGTAAAAATTATTTTCTTTACCTGCTTTTTTCAATGTCTCTTTTGCATTATCCATATAACGAACAGCTTCGTTATAGTATTTATCCCTTATTTCATGTTGTTCTTTTATGCTCATTTATTATTTCCTTATAAAAAAATAATTATGGTTTTATTTTATTAATAATGGTGTATGCAATTTCAAACCCGGATTTAACGATTTTTTCATTTCTTATTCCATCATAATAACCCGATAAATGTAATATTTCATAAGCATCATTGAGATTGTAAAGTAATTTCCTGTCTATTTTGGTTATATTGCTTTGATAATATTCGATGCTTTTTCTACCCTTTTGCTTTTCAATACCCTTTAATAAGAGATAACCATCTAAAGCTAACAATATTCCATTATACGCTATTCCACAAGCAGTTTTTACATATTTTATATCTTTATAAAAACTATCTTCTTTTTCTGCTTTTTTCAAAGTTTCTTTAGCATTACTCATATAACGAATTGCTTCGTTATAGTATTTATCCCTTACTTCGTGCTGTTCTTTTATGCTCATTGCATTAATTAATAAAAAACGTCAACTATTTCTTTCTTTATTTTATATTTTAAAATACAAACATATAAAATTATTTATTTGCAAACAACAAAGAAACAAAGAAAAAACACGGAAATCAAGTGCTTCCGAGAATTCGCTGGAATATTTTTAGAATTTGCCGGGATTTTTTGAGAATTCGTTAAAAAATAAATTTTGGCTGCAAATATCAAAAAATGTTTCTTCTTTTTTTTCTGTATCGTACCAAATTATATTTTTATCTTTTCTAAACCATGTCAGTTGCCGTTTTGCATAGTGCCGTGTGTTTGTTTTAATTTTTTCTATTGCAAATTCCAAAGAATATTTGTCTTCAAGATAATTAAATATTTCCCTATAGCCAACGGCTTTCAGTGCATTAAAATTTTTATATTCCTGATATTTTTTTGCTTCATCAACTAATCCATTTTCAATCATAAGGTCAACTCTGCGGTTAATAATATTGTACAATTCTTCTCTTTTGCGGTTCAATCCTATTTTAATAATTCCGAACTCTCTTTCTTTTGGAATTTTACTTCTTAAACTCGAAAAAGATTTTCCGGTGGCAATGCAAACTTCAAGAGCACGAAGCAAGCGATTAGGATTTGCCTTATCAACTGTTGAATAATATTCGGGGTCGAGTTTTTTCAGCAATAATCTTAACGATTCAATGCCTTCTTTTTTTAATTGTTCCTTTAATGTATTTCTTAATTCTTCATCAACATCGGGTAATTCATCAATTCCATTGCAAACCGCATCAATATATAAGCCCGAGCCGCCAACCATTACAGCATAATTATTTATTTTAAATATTTTCGTCAAACATTCGAGAGCATCAGTTTCAAATTTAGAAACATTATAATTATCGGCAATTGAAAGGTGTCCGACAAAATGATGTTTAATTTTTTTTAGTTCTTCATCAGTTGGTGCCGCAGTACCTATTTTTAATTCCTTATAAAACTGACGTGAATCTGCGGAAATTATTTCTGTATTTAATTTTGTTGCAAGCAAAATGCCGAATTCGGTTTTTCCAACTGCCGTAGGACCAACAATAACAATTAATTTCTTACCTTTAATCAAAATAATTAAAATTTAAAGGATGCTAAATGTTTAAAAAGTTTGTGGTTTGTTTTTGTTTTAACCACAAACTACAAACAAGTTTTAAGTGGTTTTTTTAAAAGGCACCGAATTATATTTGATTTTCTTCGGTTTCTTCAATTGAGTCGCTTATGCCGGATATTGGTTCGGTATCACCTAATACATCTTCATCCTCCAGTTCAGTTTCTTCGCTAACAATCAATTCTTCTTCAAAAATAGGTTCTTCAACAGTTGGTGCAATTTTTCCAATATTAATTTTTGATTTCGGGAGTTCTCCATAGCTTTTACTCACCCTTGGATACTTTACGCCTTTTTCTTCTTCGGAAAATATTTTTACCAATTCAATAAAAATAGTTTTCATATCCAGAAAATTGTAAACGTAATTCATTCTCTGATGAGGGTCTTCGATGAAACTGGCAAGAACGGAATCTTTCATAACATGACCGCTGTTATTATCGGTCATATCAATAAGTGTGATTTCTGTTCCCCTCCTCCAGAGATGGTCGCAAAGAAAAAATGAAGCTAATTCCTTTTCATCAAGTTTGAATGTTTCCTGAATGATGTTATGGAAATCGGCAAAAGTTTGTTTTGACTTAATTTCAATATCTCTGAAAAAGTCATCGTAATCATCTATTAATAATCTGAATTTATAAATTGCCATTTTAAATAGATATTTTTGATTTAGCTAATTTACTAAAATACAAAAAAAGTAAAAAAAAAACAAAAAAAATAATAAATTTTATTAAATATTTTTTTAATTGGTGTCTGTCTGTAAAATTGAGAGTTTGGTTCAGAATGTTCGAGTTCGAGGCTTTCGAAGTTTTAAAAATCAGGAGTTTACTATAGTAAATGACTGGTTTTTAAAACGAGAATAACGAAGAAATCGGACATTATGGACAAACTCTTAATCCAAGTTCTTTTCCTTTTTCGAGCATAAATTTATATGCATCTTCGCGGTTGTTGCCGATTTTTCCGTCGAGGATTGCTTCGCGAATAGCATTTTTTATAACTCCAACTTCGTAACATGGTGTAATACCAAATGCTTTCATAATGTCATTGCCTGTAATAGGTGGCTGCCAGTTTCTCAATTTATCTTTTTCTTCAACTTCCTTTAATTTTTTCTTTACAATTTTAAAATTTTTGTTATATGCTTTTATTTTTTCGGGATTTTTAGAAGTTATATCGGCAACGCTTAACATCATCAAATCCTCGATGGAATCACCTGCTTCAAACAACAACCTTCTAACCGCAGAGTCGGTAATTGTTTCCTCGGTTAACGCAATTGGGCGTAAATGAAGTGCAACCAATTTCTGAACATATTTCATTTTTTCATTCATCGGCAATTTCATTTGCCTGAATATTTGTGGAATCATGCGGCTTCCTATAACTTCGTGACCATGAAAAGTCCAGCCCGTTTTTTCGTCGAATTTTTTTGTTTGCGGTTTCGCAATATCATGAACTAAAGCTGTCCATCTTAGCCATAAATTATCGGATTTTTCAGCAATGTTGTCAAGAACCTGTATTGAATGATAGAAATTATCTTTATGTTTTTTCCCGTCCATGGTTTCAACACCTTTTAACATAGCGAGCTGCGGAAATATAATTTCGAGCAAACCCGATTCTAAAAGTAAACTGAATCCAACGGATGGTTTTTTTGTCATTATTATTTTATTCAACTCATCGGTGATACGTTCTTTTGAAATTATGTTAATACGTTCTTTATTTTTACAAATTGCATCAAATGATTTTTCATCAATTTCAAAATTCAGTTGAGTTGCAAATCTCACTGCACGGAGCATTCGCAGCGGGTCATCCGAAAATGTAATTTCAGGATTAAGTGGTGTGCGAATGATTTTGTATTCTAAATCAAGTAAGCCATTGAAATGGTCGATTAATTTTCCGAAATTATTTTTGTTAAGTTCAATTGCAAGAGCATTTATTGTAAAATCTCTTCTGTTGAGGTCATCTTCGAGAGTTCCGGTTTCAACAGCCGGCTTGCGCGAATCGGTGCTATACGATTCTTTTCTGGCACCAACAAATTCAATTTCCATATCGTCACACTTCAACATTGCTGTTCCGAAATTTTTAAAAACCGAAAGTTTTGTATTGCCTATTTTTTCGGCAATTCTGGTTGCAAGGTCAATGCCATTGCCAACAATAACTATGTCGATATCTTTTGAAGGGCGTTTTAAAAAAATATCTCTCACGTACCCGCCAACAACATAAGCGGGAACATTCATTTCATCGGCAGTTTCCGAAATAATTTCAAATATTTTATGTTTTAAATGTTCTTTCATATTTTGGAGAGAACCAATATCAATATTCGGTAAATATACCACAAACGGCTAAAGTTTAATTTTTGCTAAAATAGAATTGCTAAATTGTTTAATTGTCAATTTAATATTGATAGTTTTA
It encodes the following:
- a CDS encoding tail fiber domain-containing protein; the protein is MNLKLTLLLISVMIFTNINAQMKVLSNGNVGVGTTSPQSKFDVNGTICGEPSTLDAGAYTNFVSGLGNYDYSNPSNCDRELRIQTVNNTGSYLQYLIYNGMITGDYNNPVYNQGAWGYFSGIAFQQDRTNFLVNTGTAGTGTPFTITPTKALTISNSGHIGIGSEYTGSYYLYVNGSAWSNGTWQSSDMRFKKNITPIDSALSKLLKLNGKTYELRKDDFKDFHFDDGKNLGFLAQEVKEVLPEAVRLDSNGYYSINYDMLIPILVEAIKQQNTQIETTQKTISELQQQLNTCCSIGATRNSGDNKTGVNEINNSTAGTSVILYQNAPNPYTVSTVIKCYLPQTINSAKLCVYNTQGELVKCFNISERGNTSVTIQGSELFSGIYAYVLITDGQASETKQMILTK
- a CDS encoding fibronectin type III domain-containing protein; this encodes MKKVKVLLDFIKLSVPDLIEFARNFVTKTTGNTNFTTPDVPVAQVTTAVNVLESAYVAAQDGGRQKTELKRTARVALETLLYKEADYVERTAAGNVAVILSSGFNPTNEPKHADKPDFNVELGKSPGEVILTRKAIGGADAYIWQYSSASASDAPDSAWLLAGGSTKAKFTIKNLQSGVKYSFRVCGITKDGTTPWSNSIQKTVQ
- a CDS encoding DUF5618 family protein translates to MSIKEQHEIRDKYYSEAIRYMDNAKETLKKAGKEDGYYNDPKYVSTACGTAYKGVLIALDAYLLLKGIDKKKGRKNIEYYQSSITKIDKKLTNHLNDVYEILHLLGYYDGYKNSEIIKSGFEYAYEIINKIKP
- a CDS encoding DUF5618 family protein; translation: MSIKEQHEVRDKYYNEAVRYMDNAKETLKKAGKENKFYKDDKYVKTACGIAYNGILKALDGYFILKNMSSPKGKKSIQYYQSNITKLDKKLLNYINNAYEILHISGYYEGVTSVKVIQTGFEYAYEIINKIKP
- a CDS encoding DUF5618 family protein; amino-acid sequence: MSIKEQHEIRDKYYNEAVRYMDNAKETLKKAGKENNFYKDVKYVKTACGTAYSGVLLALDGYLLLKGIEKKKGRKNIEFYQSSLTKIDRKLLNSLNATYEALHLAGYYDGTNFAPIIVAGFNEAYEVINKIKP
- a CDS encoding DUF5618 family protein, which codes for MSIKEQHEVRDKYYNEAIRYMSNAKETLKKAEKEDSFYKDIKYVKTACGIAYNGILLALDGYLLLKGIEKQKGRKSIEYYQSNITKIDRKLLYNLNDAYEILHLSGYYDGIRNEKIVKSGFEIAYTIINKIKP
- the miaA gene encoding tRNA (adenosine(37)-N6)-dimethylallyltransferase MiaA; translated protein: MIKGKKLIVIVGPTAVGKTEFGILLATKLNTEIISADSRQFYKELKIGTAAPTDEELKKIKHHFVGHLSIADNYNVSKFETDALECLTKIFKINNYAVMVGGSGLYIDAVCNGIDELPDVDEELRNTLKEQLKKEGIESLRLLLKKLDPEYYSTVDKANPNRLLRALEVCIATGKSFSSLRSKIPKEREFGIIKIGLNRKREELYNIINRRVDLMIENGLVDEAKKYQEYKNFNALKAVGYREIFNYLEDKYSLEFAIEKIKTNTRHYAKRQLTWFRKDKNIIWYDTEKKEETFFDICSQNLFFNEFSKNPGKF
- a CDS encoding HD domain-containing protein, which gives rise to MKEHLKHKIFEIISETADEMNVPAYVVGGYVRDIFLKRPSKDIDIVIVGNGIDLATRIAEKIGNTKLSVFKNFGTAMLKCDDMEIEFVGARKESYSTDSRKPAVETGTLEDDLNRRDFTINALAIELNKNNFGKLIDHFNGLLDLEYKIIRTPLNPEITFSDDPLRMLRAVRFATQLNFEIDEKSFDAICKNKERINIISKERITDELNKIIMTKKPSVGFSLLLESGLLEIIFPQLAMLKGVETMDGKKHKDNFYHSIQVLDNIAEKSDNLWLRWTALVHDIAKPQTKKFDEKTGWTFHGHEVIGSRMIPQIFRQMKLPMNEKMKYVQKLVALHLRPIALTEETITDSAVRRLLFEAGDSIEDLMMLSVADITSKNPEKIKAYNKNFKIVKKKLKEVEEKDKLRNWQPPITGNDIMKAFGITPCYEVGVIKNAIREAILDGKIGNNREDAYKFMLEKGKELGLRVCP